In Rhodothermales bacterium, a genomic segment contains:
- a CDS encoding TetR/AcrR family transcriptional regulator, protein MSTSERRQEEKERRRTEIVDAAERVFAMKGLDRATMADVADEARLSRGLVYFYFKDKDDLYLALTVRAFERLREAFETAVVHQPDGLHKITAIGRAYVAFHREQPLYFQAMADIEARAVPMAPVEATENATACMREGECILQFMAAVITEGIADGSIRPDVGDPMLTGINLWGFTHGIIQLAANKADMLFELHQVHSEALIDQGFHMMLRALAPPTPG, encoded by the coding sequence ATGTCCACCTCAGAACGACGTCAGGAAGAGAAAGAGCGCCGGCGCACCGAAATCGTCGATGCGGCGGAGCGCGTGTTCGCGATGAAGGGTCTCGACCGGGCGACGATGGCGGATGTGGCGGACGAAGCCCGGCTGAGCCGTGGGCTCGTTTATTTTTACTTTAAAGACAAGGACGACCTTTACCTGGCGCTGACGGTGCGCGCCTTCGAGCGGCTTCGGGAAGCGTTTGAAACGGCCGTCGTCCACCAGCCGGATGGGTTGCACAAGATCACCGCCATCGGACGGGCCTATGTAGCCTTCCACCGCGAACAACCGCTGTATTTCCAGGCGATGGCGGACATCGAGGCGCGCGCCGTGCCGATGGCGCCTGTCGAGGCCACGGAGAATGCTACCGCATGTATGCGCGAGGGGGAGTGCATCCTCCAGTTCATGGCCGCCGTCATCACCGAAGGTATCGCCGACGGCTCGATTCGGCCGGATGTCGGAGACCCCATGCTGACGGGGATCAATCTCTGGGGCTTCACCCACGGCATCATTCAGCTGGCCGCGAACAAAGCGGACATGTTATTCGAACTCCACCAGGTCCACAGCGAAGCCCTCATCGACCAGGGATTTCACATGATGCTGCGCGCACTCGCCCCGCCAACCCCGGGATAA
- a CDS encoding efflux RND transporter periplasmic adaptor subunit, with protein MKIDQLVPLSGAGRSNVLTLALLPALLLATLAFVGCNRNADAEQPGPPSDALAVRTAPVVRDTRPMPIYTSGRLAAKSEMKLSFKIGGLVDGLFVDEGARVRAGAVLAQLNRTEIDAQVLQAERADEKAQRDLERVEALFADSVATLEQVQDARTGAEIAGASLRIAAFNRQHATIVAPVSGRVLRRLAEPNELVQAGQPLFLFAGDTSGWIVRMGLADRDIVKLSLADSVHLAFDAYPDVLFTGYVSEIADAADPLSGTFEVEVAIADPAGKLKSGFIARASLYPSQAETYDFVPVEALVEGDGQEGIVYGLGSDRKVQKHVIRIGRMLDNEVAVAAGLEGVDEVITEGAGFLNDGDSVRVVD; from the coding sequence ATGAAAATCGATCAATTGGTACCTCTTTCTGGCGCCGGGCGCTCGAACGTCCTGACCCTGGCGCTGCTGCCGGCACTTTTGCTCGCCACCCTCGCGTTCGTCGGCTGCAACCGCAACGCCGACGCCGAGCAGCCTGGACCCCCGTCGGATGCGCTGGCGGTGCGCACTGCTCCGGTCGTGCGGGATACCCGCCCGATGCCGATCTACACCAGCGGCCGACTGGCGGCCAAGAGCGAGATGAAACTCTCCTTCAAGATCGGCGGCCTGGTCGATGGGCTGTTTGTCGATGAAGGCGCGCGGGTTCGCGCCGGCGCGGTGCTCGCGCAGCTCAACCGGACGGAGATCGACGCCCAGGTGCTCCAGGCGGAACGGGCCGACGAGAAAGCCCAACGGGATCTTGAACGGGTTGAGGCGCTGTTCGCGGACTCGGTCGCGACGCTTGAGCAGGTGCAGGATGCGCGCACGGGCGCCGAGATTGCGGGAGCCAGCCTGCGCATCGCCGCCTTCAACCGGCAGCATGCCACCATCGTGGCACCCGTGTCGGGCCGTGTCTTACGCCGGCTCGCCGAGCCCAACGAGTTGGTGCAGGCCGGTCAGCCGCTGTTCCTGTTCGCCGGCGACACCAGCGGGTGGATCGTGAGGATGGGTCTGGCCGATCGCGACATCGTAAAACTGAGCCTGGCGGACTCCGTTCATCTGGCCTTCGATGCCTATCCGGATGTCTTGTTTACGGGCTACGTCAGTGAGATAGCCGACGCCGCCGACCCGCTGAGTGGCACCTTCGAAGTGGAAGTCGCGATCGCGGATCCCGCCGGCAAGCTCAAGTCCGGCTTCATCGCCCGCGCCTCGTTGTACCCGTCGCAGGCAGAGACCTACGACTTCGTGCCCGTGGAGGCGCTGGTGGAGGGAGATGGCCAGGAAGGGATCGTTTATGGCCTCGGCAGCGACCGAAAGGTGCAAAAACATGTGATCCGGATCGGCCGAATGCTCGATAACGAAGTGGCGGTAGCGGCCGGCCTCGAGGGGGTGGACGAGGTGATCACCGAAGGCGCCGGCTTCCTCAACGATGGCGACTCGGTAAGGGTTGTCGATTAA
- a CDS encoding efflux RND transporter periplasmic adaptor subunit, giving the protein MKGAKRLMLILGIIIVIVGGGGAAYKAYSDKDQEEVIPHVLASRGDIVDKALAVGTIEPRVEVSVKSQFSGVARRQFADVGDFVKAGDPLLEIKPTPTPRELVDAERMIQLRELEVNNLKAEYDRQTTLHDKQLVADQEFERSRRSYEEARLQVQIAREQLELLREGRVSTESGSFETVVRAPVSGFILDKMVEIGDNVVPLTSYQEGTVLMTMADMNDLIFRGTVDEIDVGRLKEGMNSVIKVGALPNAKVTGLLARIWLKAEKEDNSTVFPVELEILSATEKEATSPESNPATVVLRAGYSANAEIIIEQRVNVLLIPERVIEFSGDTARVNVLLADNALEERIIQTGLSDAIQIEVLSGIAEGDKVREKPPKVIE; this is encoded by the coding sequence ATGAAAGGAGCCAAACGCCTGATGTTGATATTGGGCATCATCATAGTCATCGTTGGCGGCGGCGGAGCCGCCTACAAAGCGTACAGTGACAAGGACCAAGAAGAGGTCATCCCGCATGTCTTGGCCTCCCGGGGCGACATCGTCGACAAGGCCCTGGCCGTAGGCACCATCGAGCCCCGCGTCGAAGTGAGCGTCAAATCCCAGTTCTCCGGCGTCGCCCGCCGCCAGTTCGCCGACGTGGGCGACTTTGTGAAGGCCGGCGATCCGCTCCTCGAGATCAAGCCCACCCCAACCCCCCGCGAACTGGTCGACGCCGAGCGCATGATCCAGCTGCGCGAGCTTGAGGTGAACAATTTGAAGGCGGAATACGACCGCCAGACGACGCTGCACGACAAACAGCTGGTGGCCGACCAGGAATTCGAGCGCTCCCGCCGCAGCTACGAAGAGGCCCGCCTGCAGGTCCAGATAGCCCGTGAGCAGTTGGAGTTGCTCCGGGAAGGCCGCGTGTCCACCGAAAGCGGCAGCTTCGAAACCGTCGTCCGCGCCCCCGTCAGCGGGTTTATTCTGGATAAGATGGTCGAGATCGGCGACAACGTAGTGCCCCTCACCTCCTACCAGGAGGGCACGGTGCTGATGACGATGGCGGATATGAACGACCTGATCTTCCGCGGCACGGTAGATGAAATCGATGTAGGGCGTCTCAAGGAGGGCATGAACTCCGTCATCAAAGTCGGCGCCCTCCCTAACGCCAAGGTCACCGGCTTGCTGGCCAGGATCTGGCTCAAGGCTGAAAAAGAGGACAACTCGACCGTTTTCCCCGTCGAACTCGAAATCCTCTCCGCCACCGAGAAAGAGGCCACCTCTCCGGAAAGCAACCCGGCAACCGTGGTGCTTCGGGCCGGCTATTCGGCCAACGCCGAGATCATTATCGAACAACGGGTGAACGTCCTGCTGATCCCCGAACGCGTCATCGAATTCAGTGGCGACACCGCGCGCGTGAATGTCCTCCTGGCCGACAACGCGCTGGAGGAACGCATCATCCAGACTGGCCTAAGCGACGCCATCCAGATCGAGGTCCTCTCGGGCATTGCCGAGGGCGATAAGGTCCGGGAGAAACCGCCAAAGGTGATTGAGTAA
- a CDS encoding TolC family protein, whose product MMKRQCICAVNGRFWLLLLLAALLGVYLFRPEPARAQTPLEGYVEAGLVSNLALQQRSLDLEKSLRALDEARGMFWPEIRLEARYSRAGGGRQILFPVGDLMNPVYQTLNDILGSQGQPAPFPTIENVEIPFLREREQDTRVRLLQPIYQPAIRQNYRLQGHLMEAQEAGLEAFRRQLARDIKVAYYDYLKAQRAVDIFASAHGVVAENVRVNERLVQYAKATDEAVMRARAEFFDVEQQQADAARQRDLARSYFNFLLNRPLDAAIDAPADDARLPVATYRLAVLRPSEAVAIDALARRQERKQLDAAVLASSASIDIQRSNAMPGVALAFDLGIQGEDYGIAGDRSYYMASVVLQWKLFDGFQERARIQQARLDTRRLELQREELDDQIRLQVQDAMDNLEVAHRSLATAEERLLASREGYRRVARKYEEGMENQVTLLDARDVWTRAELNMNITRYDLLIRLAELEFAAGGE is encoded by the coding sequence ATGATGAAACGCCAATGCATATGTGCCGTCAATGGCCGCTTCTGGCTGCTGCTTCTGCTGGCGGCGCTGTTGGGCGTCTACCTGTTCCGGCCCGAGCCGGCTCGGGCGCAGACACCCTTGGAAGGGTATGTCGAGGCCGGCCTGGTCAGTAACCTCGCGCTCCAACAGCGTTCGCTCGATCTGGAGAAGAGCCTTCGGGCGTTGGACGAAGCGCGGGGGATGTTCTGGCCCGAAATCCGCCTCGAGGCGCGTTACTCGCGCGCCGGCGGGGGCCGGCAGATCCTGTTTCCCGTGGGCGACCTCATGAACCCGGTGTACCAGACGTTGAACGACATCCTGGGGTCGCAGGGGCAGCCCGCGCCGTTCCCGACGATCGAAAACGTCGAGATTCCGTTTTTGCGGGAGCGGGAGCAGGATACGCGTGTCCGCCTCCTGCAGCCGATTTACCAGCCGGCGATCCGGCAAAATTACCGGCTCCAGGGTCACCTGATGGAGGCGCAGGAAGCCGGGCTCGAGGCGTTTCGGCGGCAACTGGCGCGCGACATCAAGGTGGCCTATTACGATTACCTGAAAGCCCAGCGCGCCGTCGATATTTTCGCCTCGGCGCATGGCGTGGTCGCGGAAAATGTCCGCGTGAACGAGCGGCTCGTGCAATACGCGAAGGCGACCGACGAGGCCGTGATGCGCGCGCGGGCCGAGTTTTTCGATGTGGAACAGCAGCAGGCCGATGCCGCGCGCCAGCGCGATCTGGCCCGATCGTATTTCAACTTCCTCCTCAATCGCCCGCTGGATGCCGCTATCGACGCGCCGGCCGACGACGCTCGGCTGCCGGTCGCCACGTACCGGCTTGCGGTACTCCGTCCGTCCGAAGCCGTCGCCATAGACGCCCTCGCGCGGCGGCAGGAACGGAAGCAGCTGGATGCCGCGGTGCTGGCATCGAGCGCCTCGATCGACATCCAGAGAAGTAATGCGATGCCCGGCGTGGCGCTGGCATTTGATCTCGGGATTCAGGGGGAGGACTATGGCATCGCCGGCGACCGTTCCTACTACATGGCGTCGGTCGTCCTCCAGTGGAAGTTATTCGACGGTTTCCAGGAACGCGCTCGCATCCAGCAGGCGCGCCTCGACACCCGCCGGCTCGAACTCCAGAGGGAAGAGCTGGACGATCAGATCCGGCTGCAGGTGCAGGACGCTATGGATAACCTGGAGGTCGCCCATCGCTCCCTCGCCACGGCCGAGGAGCGCCTCCTCGCCTCGCGCGAAGGGTACCGCCGCGTGGCCCGGAAATACGAGGAGGGGATGGAAAATCAGGTGACGCTGCTTGATGCCCGAGACGTATGGACCCGCGCCGAGCTGAATATGAACATCACCCGGTACGATCTCCTCATCCGGCTTGCCGAGTTGGAGTTCGCGGCCGGCGGCGAATGA